The proteins below are encoded in one region of Alteripontixanthobacter sp.:
- a CDS encoding type II toxin-antitoxin system Phd/YefM family antitoxin, translating to MGMTTINSRTFNQDASGAKRAAQDGPVFITDRGKPAHVLLSIEAYRRLTGRRESILDLLADPEAADIAFEPDRLDRLTRPADLS from the coding sequence ATGGGGATGACAACGATCAACAGTCGGACGTTCAACCAAGACGCAAGCGGTGCAAAGCGGGCTGCGCAAGACGGGCCTGTGTTCATCACAGACCGGGGCAAGCCCGCGCATGTCTTGCTCAGCATTGAAGCCTACAGGCGGCTTACAGGACGCCGGGAAAGTATTCTTGATTTGCTTGCCGATCCAGAAGCGGCAGACATAGCTTTTGAACCGGATCGCCTGGATCGCCTCACACGTCCTGCTGATCTGTCCTGA
- a CDS encoding type II toxin-antitoxin system VapC family toxin: MFILDTNVVSELRKAKAGKADANVVAWAEDQDPSALFLSAITLLELEMGVRQMERRDSTQGAVLRAWMADRVLPVFEGRILPVDGPVALCCAALHVPDPRSDRDALIAATGITHAMSIVTRNVADFEPTGVQIINPWEPMP, translated from the coding sequence ATGTTCATTCTCGATACGAACGTGGTGTCCGAGCTGCGCAAGGCAAAAGCAGGGAAGGCGGATGCCAATGTCGTTGCGTGGGCCGAGGATCAAGACCCGTCAGCGCTCTTTCTGTCCGCCATCACCCTCTTGGAACTTGAGATGGGTGTCAGGCAGATGGAAAGGCGTGACAGCACGCAGGGCGCCGTCTTGAGGGCCTGGATGGCTGATCGGGTGCTTCCGGTGTTCGAGGGGCGTATCCTGCCCGTGGACGGACCCGTGGCGCTTTGCTGTGCCGCTTTGCATGTCCCAGACCCCCGCAGTGACCGGGACGCCCTGATCGCCGCGACAGGGATCACCCACGCCATGTCCATCGTCACACGCAATGTTGCGGACTTCGAGCCGACAGGTGTGCAGATCATCAACCCGTGGGAGCCCATGCCATGA
- a CDS encoding replication initiator protein A, which yields MPLLPDRHPQKDFFILDISDVVPKDDMASMEHPLFSLATKPDMRHLEYRGGDNRLKIVPSGVGLPTIFDKDILIFCVSQLMHRKNRGEKIGKRVRFSARELMITTNRKTGGVEYQRLEQAFQRLMGTTFQTDIQTGNKRETRFFSLIESGSGFVMKGEGTWRLDYCEVILSDWVMRAIEGDEVVTISNDYFRLRRPLERRLYEIGRKHCGGQPKWQIGLPKLQEKTGSNAPLKKFRLNLRQIIADDHTPFYRIELTGDDLVIFRPRNTKTQIAPTITLPDWAEEKARAMAREKGRDYHALRADWLAFAQAESAKGNPPKNAGAAFLAYCGKQDSLR from the coding sequence ATGCCCCTGCTCCCCGACAGACATCCCCAGAAGGACTTTTTCATCCTCGATATTTCCGATGTGGTGCCGAAGGACGACATGGCCTCGATGGAGCATCCCTTGTTCTCGCTCGCCACCAAGCCTGATATGCGACATCTCGAATACCGTGGCGGCGACAACCGATTGAAAATCGTGCCGTCCGGGGTCGGCCTGCCTACAATCTTCGACAAGGACATTCTGATTTTCTGCGTGAGCCAGCTCATGCATCGCAAGAACCGGGGTGAGAAGATCGGTAAGCGAGTGCGTTTCAGCGCCCGCGAGCTGATGATTACCACGAACCGCAAGACTGGTGGGGTTGAGTATCAGCGCCTAGAGCAAGCATTCCAGAGGCTCATGGGCACAACCTTCCAGACCGATATCCAGACGGGCAACAAGCGCGAGACGCGCTTTTTCAGTCTGATTGAATCGGGCAGCGGATTCGTCATGAAGGGTGAGGGAACCTGGCGGCTCGACTACTGCGAAGTGATCCTGTCTGATTGGGTCATGCGGGCGATAGAGGGTGATGAGGTTGTGACGATCTCGAACGACTACTTCCGCCTGCGTCGTCCGCTTGAGCGCCGCCTATATGAAATCGGCCGCAAACACTGCGGGGGCCAGCCGAAGTGGCAGATCGGCCTTCCCAAGCTTCAGGAAAAGACCGGCAGCAACGCCCCTCTCAAGAAATTCCGGCTCAATCTTCGCCAGATCATCGCCGATGATCATACACCCTTCTACCGGATCGAGCTGACGGGCGATGATCTTGTGATTTTCCGACCTCGGAATACGAAAACACAGATCGCGCCCACAATCACCCTGCCCGACTGGGCCGAGGAAAAGGCCCGCGCCATGGCACGGGAGAAGGGCCGGGACTACCATGCCCTTCGAGCTGACTGGCTGGCATTCGCACAGGCGGAATCGGCCAAGGGCAATCCGCCGAAAAATGCGGGTGCCGCCTTCCTGGCCTACTGCGGAAAACAGGACAGCCTGCGCTAG
- a CDS encoding helix-turn-helix domain-containing protein: protein MSYTLGEAAKAAGFSKPTLSRAIKNGKLSAKRLDDGSYSIDAAELERWKDANGHRNGAVKRIATPSKTPETPSETSALQAEVEKLRAQAQSDQRERGFLEQRIEDLKERAERAERKEDQLHALLVDLRPQTVAAPRKGFWGRLFG from the coding sequence ATGAGTTACACCCTAGGAGAGGCTGCGAAAGCAGCTGGTTTCAGCAAGCCAACGCTTTCCCGAGCCATAAAAAATGGGAAGCTCAGCGCAAAACGTTTGGATGACGGTTCCTACAGTATCGACGCGGCCGAGCTGGAACGGTGGAAAGATGCTAACGGGCACAGAAACGGTGCTGTGAAGCGAATTGCAACCCCTTCTAAAACACCTGAAACACCCTCTGAAACCAGTGCGTTGCAGGCCGAAGTTGAGAAGCTTCGCGCCCAGGCCCAGTCCGACCAGCGCGAACGCGGTTTTCTGGAACAGCGCATTGAGGATCTGAAAGAGCGGGCAGAGCGGGCAGAGCGCAAGGAAGACCAACTCCACGCGCTCCTGGTCGATCTGCGGCCGCAAACGGTAGCCGCGCCGCGCAAGGGGTTCTGGGGTCGGTTGTTTGGATAG